TGACGTGATGCTGCCCGGCAAGAGCGGCCTGGATGTCCTCAAGGCCGTGCGCGCCGACGGGCAGACGCCCGTGATCATGGTCACCGCCCGCGCCGAGGAGACGGATCAGATCGTGGGACTGGAACTCGGCGCAGACGATTACGTGGTCAAGCCCTTCCGGCCCCGCGAGGTGATGGCCCGGGTGAAGGCCGTGCTGCGCCGCGCGAGCGCCGTGCTCGAGGACGACGAGAAGCCCCTGCGGGTCGGCGTGCTGGAAATCGACCGCCGGGCCGTGCTGGCCCGCGTGAGCGGCCAGATCCTGAACCTCACGCCCGCCGAGTTCCGGCTGCTGTGCCACCTGGCCGAGGCGCCCGGCCGGGCGTTTACCCGTGAGGAACTGCTCGCGGCCGCGCTGCCCGACAGCGACGCCCTGGAACGGGTCGTGGACGCCCACCTGGCCAGCGTGCGCCGCAAGCTCGAGGCCGGCGGCGCCGGGCACCTGCTGCATACCGTGAGGGGCGTCGGCTACCGCCTGGAAGTGAGCACCTGATGCTTACCCGGCTGCTGCGGGCAACCGGACTGCGGCGCGGGCCGAGCCTGGCGCTGACCATGCTGCTGGCCATGCTGGCCGTGTCGCTGCTCACCGTGGCGAGCATGTTCGTGCTGTCCAACGCCGTGGTGGAGCGCGAGGTGCGGCGCCTGCCGCCGGAGATGCAGACCTATCTGCGCGCCCAGGCCGAAGCGCAGCGGCGCGGTCAGGTGATCGTCTCCACGCCCAATCCGGAGGTTCGCACCGGGTCGGTCGCCGACCCGTACCTGCCGCCCGGTCAGAGCAGCCCGGATGTGGGCGGCAGCGTCTACAGCGCCGCCGGGCAGGTTCTGACCATCGTCGAGGGCCGCCGCGTCCGCACGCGGGACGATGGGAGCGGAGGCGGCGGGCCGAAGACCTTTGCGCCCCGCACCCAGGATTTCGTGCGGCAGGTGCAGGCCGCGCTGGTGCAGGTGGGCGTCATCGCCGCGATTGCGTCCGCGCTGCTGGCCTTCTTGCTGGCCCGGCGGGTCGCGCAGCCGGTGAGTGCCATCAGCCGGGCCGCCCAGGGCCTCGCGAAGGGGAACCTCGCGGTGCGCGCCCCGGTCTTCCGGGGGGAACGCGAGGTGGCGGACCTCGCGAGAACCTTCAACGAAATGGCCAGCAACCTCCAGCACCTCGAACTGGAGCGGCGGCAGGCGGTGGCGGACATCGCGCATGAACTGCGCACACCCCTGGCCGTGATCCAGGCCCGGCTGGACGCCCTGGAGGACGGCGTGTACCCGCTGAACACCGAGCAGGTGCGGATGCTGAGCATCCAGGCGCAGGTGCTCACGCGGCTGGTCGACGACCTGCGCACCCTGACCCTGCTGGAGGCCGGGCAGCTCCCGCTGTACCGCGCGCAGACGGACCTTGCAGCCCTGGGCGCCCAGGTCGTGCACGACCTGACGGACCGGGCGGCGGCGCGCGGCGTGGCCCTGACGCTGACGTGCCACCCCGCCCAGGCCTGGGCCGATCCCCACCGGGTGCGGCAGATCCTGGCGAACCTGGTCGAGAACGCGGTGCGCCACGCGCGGGGCCACGTGCAGGTCAGCGTGGAACCCCTGGGTGACGCGGTGGTGCTGCGCGTCGACGACGACGGCCCCGGCATTCCCGCCGAGAGCCGCGACGCGGTCTTCACCCGCTTTACCCGCCTGGACGACAGCCGCCAGCGCGACACGGGGGGCAGCGGCCTGGGCCTGGCCATCGTGCACGCCCTGGCGGCCGCACACGGAGGCCGTGCCCGGGCGGACGAGAGCGAATTCCTGGGCGGCGCGAGTTTCATCGTGCAACTGCCGCAACACACGCCCACCCCGGCGTGACCCGGTTCGACGCGACCTTCATCGCGGCCTGATTTTTCAAGACCATCGCCGGAAAACTCATTAGAGGACTGAAAAAATCACGTGATGCACGCGTCTATCCGGCGCCTCGGGCGCGGGCCTACGCTACGGGCATATGCGCGTCTCCGTTCCCCTCCGCTCCACCAAACGAACCGCGATCCGGCCCCAGACGAGCGGCCTGCTGGCACTGGTGGCCGTGGCCCTGCTGAGCGGCTGCTCGCAGCAGGCCCCCAGCGTGCCCACCGCGACGGCCGTGGCGGCCACGGAGGCGACCACTCCCACACCGGTCAGCGCGACCCCCGCCCCCCAGCCCACCGCCGCGACGCCGTTCACCCTGACATCCAGCACCCGCGAGCTGAGCCTGAAACAGTGGAGCGTCAGCAGCCTGCCGATCACGACCACGGGTGGTGGCGGCCCCGTGACCCTGCGCATGGAGCGGGCCGACGGTGACACGGGCGACGTGATCGAGGTGTCTCCGTCGACGTTCACGCCGGGCGCAGCGCCGGCCGCCTTGAAGCTGCGTCCCACGAAGGTCGCGTTCCCCGCGCCGGAGGACGCCGCTCCCTGGAAACTGGTGGCATCGCAGGGCGGCAAGGATGTCGCCTCGGTCGACCTGAACGTCGTGCTCCAGACCGCGAACCTCACGTTCACGCTGCAACCCGTCACGGCCGCCGAGGGCCAGACGGTGGACGCCGTCCTGGTGGTGGACGCCGATGCCCATGACCTGCCGGGCTTCACCTTCAGCCTCAGCCCCTACATCCCGGACGAATCCGAATCCTATGAACTGGCGGGCAACCCGGCGACCACCTACACGGTCACGAGCCTGCCGGCGACCTTCCATGTGCCGATCACCTTCAAGGCGTTCCACGGAGACGAAGTGACCAGGACGGCTGGCTTCCAGCTCAGCGTGGACGGCCTGTCGGACACCCTCGGCTCGAACCGGTACCTGGGCAAGTACGTGCGTGCCAACCTCACCTGGAACCTCGCCCGCTGAGGGTTCTGAACGGCAGGGGACGGAGGTCAGCCTCCGTCCCCTGCACCTTCTTGCCCTGAGTTCAGGCCCTGGGTGGAGATCCGGAACGGCTGCCCCAGATCCTGCTGCCGGACCTCACGTCCGGCCTTGGCCCAGCAGCTGGCGCCAGCGGGCCGGCCCGGTTCGGACGGCCTTGAGATTCGACGTTCTGGACAGCACGGTGAACAGGTCGTCCACACAGCGGGTCAGGACTCGGGCGACCTCGTCGTTCACCGGCTGCTGATACGCTGCCGGGTCTGCCGACAGCTGCCGGTGGTGGCGTTCCTCCTCCTCAGGAAACAGCTGCTCCGCCACGCCGCGTTCCATCTGCCGCCACGCAAACTCGGGATTCCGGGGCCGCCGCTCCGTTCCGGGCCAGTCCAGCACCTCGCCCGCCCGGAACCGCTCGAACGCCTCCAGATGGAAGACAATCTCTTTGAGCAGCGCGTCGTTCCGCAGGAACTGATAGATGTTCTCGCCCTCGTCCGTCCTCCAGACCAGCCGTGGAAAAACCGCCAGGACGGCCTCCAGCAGGGCCGGGAGGGAGGGGGCAGGCTCTGCCGGGGCCGGTGTGGCGGTCAGGAGGACGCGGGCGAGCTTGAGGAGTTGTCGCAGGCCGCCGGCCAGATCGACGAGGATCAGGAAGCGGGCGGTGTCGGTGTAGTGGGGCGCACGCTGGGCGGCCAGACCGCGGGCGAGGAGGGCCGCGGCCTTGTCGAGTTCCTGTTCGACGCTGAAGGCGAAGACGGGATCGTCGATGGCCATGCCCTACGGTAGCGGAGTCCTGGGTCTCCAGCCACCGGAAGCCCCCGGTGTGCCCGCGTGGCCGTGGGCCGATGAGCAGCTCTCAGGAGCGGCCACTATGGTAAAGGGGATGAACCATGTCAATCCCATCGACCTTCCCGTCTTGCTGATCTCCGTGCTGCTGCTCCTCGGACTCCTGGCCAGTAAGCTCGGCGGTCGACTCGGCATTCCGGGCCTGGTGCTGTTCCTGGTCATCGGCATGCTGGCGGGCAGCGAGGGGCCCGGCGGGATCGACTTCGAGAATTACCCCCTGACGCAGGCCGTCGGGATTCTCACCCTGACCTTCATCCTGTATTCCGGCGGCCTGGAGACCGACTGGGCGCACACCCGGCCCGCCCTGCGCGACGGACTGCTGCTCGCCACGCTGGGTGTACTCCTCACCACCGGGTTGGTGGCGGTGGTGGCGCACGCGCTGCTCGCGCTGCCCTGGCTGACGAGCGTACTGCTGGGCGCGGTGGTGTCGAGTACGGATGCCAGCGCGGTCTTCTCGGTGCTCAAGGAGCGGGCGCTGGGCCTCAAGGGCCAGATCAAACCTCTGCTGGAATTCGAATCGGGCGTGAACGACCCCATGGCCGTGTTCCTGGTGATCGGTCTGACGTCCCTGATCGCCCATCCGGGCACGCCGTGGACGGACGTCATTCCGCTGTTCCTCAAGCAGATGGTACTGGGGAGCGTCATCGGCCTGGGGCTGGGCCGGCTGGCCGTGCTGGTCTTCAACCGGATCAACCTGCCGTCGGACGGGCTGTACACCGTCCTGTCGGTCGCGCTGGTGGGCCTGGTGTACGCGTCCACGGCGCTGGTGGGCGGCAGTGGGTTTCTCGCGGTGTATATCGCGGGGGTCGTGCTGGGCAACAGTTCGTTCGTGCACAAGCGGTCGCTGCGCCAGTGGCACGAGGGCCTGACGTACCTGCTCGAGATCGGCATGTTCCTGCTGCTCGGCCTGCTGGTGTTTCCGTCGAAGGTCGTGCAGCTCGCCGTGCCCAGCCTGCTGATCTCCCTGTTCCTGATGTTCGTGGCCCGCCCGGTCGCCGTGTACATCAGCCTCGCCCTGGCCCGCATGCCCACCCCTCACAAGGGCATGGTGGCGTGGGTGGGGCTGCGCGGCGCGGTGCCGATCATCCTGGCCACCTTCCCGCTGCTCGAGCACCTGCCGGGCGCCGACACCATTTTCAACGTGGCCTTTTTCATCATGCTGACCAGTCTGTTGATCCAGGGCACGACCCTGCCGGTGGTGGCCCGCTGGCTTGGCGTCGATGCCGAGAAGGCCGGGGGCCAGAACACGCAGCGTCTGCAATTCACGCCCACCGGAGCCGGCAAGAACGACCTCGTGGAAGTGGTCGTGCCTCCGCACTCGCGGGTGGTCGGGCAGCGGATCGTGAGCCTGAACTTCCCGCCCGAGGCCCTGATCCTGCTGATCCACCGGGGCGGGGAGTACATCGTGCCCAGCGGATCGACGATCCTGGAGGCCGGCGACGAGTTGCAGATGCTGGGGAGCTCCGCGTTCCTCGACCGGGTGCGCGCCAGAATCGAGCCGTCGGCCGACGCCGCCACGTAGGCCCGAACGCCGCGTTCTGGCGCCGTACCTCCGGTGGTTCCTTCACCCGAGCGGGCGCCCGCCGTCCACCGGGATGACCGCGCCGGTCGTGAAGGTCAGGTGGGTCGCGGCGGCCAGGACGGCGCGGCCCACCTCCTGCGGCCGGGCGATGCGCCCCAGGGGGGTCAGCGTCGCCTGCGCCGCGATCAGTTCGGGCGGCATGCGGGCCGCGTACTCGCCGTCCACCCAGCCCGGCGACACGCTCAGCACCCGGATGTCCGGCGCGAGGGCGCGGGCCAGCGAGCGGGTCAGCGAGTCCAGGGCGGCCTTGGAGGCGCAGTAGGCCACGTTGGAGCCCAGGCCCGTGACGGCGGCCACCGAGGAGATGTTCACCACCAGCCCGCTCCCGTGCGCCCGCAGCAGCGGCGCGAAGGCCCGCACGCACGCGAACGGGCCCCTCACGTTGACGCGCAAGATGGTGTCGATCCACCCGTCGCTTAGGCCCTCCAGATCCGCGTGCGGCACCGGCGTCGTGATCCCGGCGTTGTTCACGAGGATGTCCAGCCGGCCCTCGAGGGCCTGCACATCGGCGGCGGCCGCGACCAGCACGCCGGAATCGTCGACCGTCACGCGGAGGGCGCGGTGGCCGCTGCCTGGCAGCCGGTCCGCCAGGGTCGCGGCGCGCTCCTCGCTGCCGCTGTAGCCCACGATGACCGCCGCACCGGCGCCGGCCAGGGTCTCGCAGATCGCGCTGCCGATGCCGCCGGCCCCGCCGGTGACCAGGGCAACGCGGCCGGTCAGGGGGCCGGGGCCGGAGGGACTGCTCACGACCGGCCGCCGACAACCGTGTCGCGCCAGATGAGTTCGGGCGCGTGCAGGCGCGGGCCTTCGCCCGACCGCGGGTCGTCCAGGGCGCGCAGGGCGTCCTCCACCATGGCCGCCAGCGGCTGTCCGATGGTCGTCAGCCGGTAGGCGAGGCGGGCCGACTCGTCGATGTTGTCGAATCCGATCACGCTGACCTCGTCGGGCACGCGCCGTCCCAGCGTGCGCAGCGCGTCGAGCACGCCGATCGCCACGATGTCGTTCGCGCCGAAAAATCCGTCGGGCCGCTCGCCTGCGGCGTCGAGGTGAAGGGTGGCCTGCACGCCCCAGTCGTACTGGAACGCGCGGGCGGGCGTCGCCACCGGCCGCAGGCCCGCCTCGGCGAGGCGATCCGTGAAGCCCCGCAGGCGATCCTGGTGGGTGGACGTGTCGGGATCGCCGCCGATGAAAGCCGGTCGGCGCACGCCGGCGTCCAGCAGCACCTGCGCCGCCAGCCGACCGCCGCTGTAGTTGTCACAGGCGACCGAGAGCAGCTGGTGGCCGGGCAGGTGCCGGTTGAACAGCAGCACCGGGATGCCGCCGTCCTGCACGTTGCCCAGGCTGGGGGGCCTGGCGGTCAGGCGGGTGGGGAACACGATGGCCGCCTCGATCTGGTACGACCTCGCGGCGTCCAGCGTCTCCTGCACGTCGCGCCGGGGATCATGGGTGAGCAACAATGCCCGCTTGCCGCGCGCCTCGAGCGCCTGGGCGAACTGGGAGAGAGCCTGCGGGTAGAACGGATTGTGCAGTTCCCCCACGATCAGCGCGACGATCCCGCTGCGCTGGGTGACGAGGGAGCGCGCGATGGCGTTGGGCTGGTACCCGAGCCGCTCAGCGGTCTCCAGCACCCGGCGTCGCGTCTCGGCGCTGATGGACGCGCCCGGCGTGAAGGCCCGCGACACAGCGGACTGCGACACGCCCGCCGCGCGCGACACGTCCAGGGACGTGATCCGCTGGGCGGGAACCGGTGGGCTCGTGGGCGGACGGGTCATGGACGTGCTTCCAGCATAAACGCCGGCTTCAGTCGTCGGTGCCCACGGCGAGTGCCGGGCCATACCGCTCGACACGCAGATCCGCCTGCCGCTGGTGACCGGCGAACCCCTCGATGCCGCAGATGACCGAGCAGTGCCGGCCCACCACGACCGAGGCCTCGCGGGTGGCCCGCTGGTACGTCACGGTCTTGAGGAACTTCCCGACCCACAGCCCGCCGGTGTACCGCGCGGCGCGGCCGGTCGGCAGGATGTGGTTGGTGCCGATGGCCTTGTCGCCGTAGGCCACGTTGGTCTCCGGCCCCAGGAACAGCGAGCCGTAGTTGGTCATGCCGCTGAGGAAGACATCCGGATCGCGGGTGAGCACCTGCACGTGCTCGGAGGCGATCTCGTCGGCCATGCGGATCATCTCGTCCTCGTCGTCGGCCAGAATGATCTGCCCGTAGTCGCGCCAGGCCTGCCCGGCCACGGCGGCGGTGGACAGCACGCCCAGTTGACGCTCGATCTCGGCCTCCACCGCGTGGGCGAGCGTCTCGGAGGTGGTGAGCAGCACTGCCGGCGAGTTCGTGCCGTGCTCGGCCTGTCCGAGCAGGTCCGTCGCGACCAGCTCCGCGTCGACCGAGTCGTCGGCGATGACCAGGGTCTCGGTCGGGCCGGCCAGCAGGTCGATGCCGACCTGGCCGAAGAGCTGCCGCTTGGCCTCGGCGACGTAGGCGTTGCCGGGGCCGACCAGCATGTCCACGGCCGGGATGCTCGGCGTGCCGAGCGCCAGCGCCGCGAGCGCCTGCACGCCGCCCATGATGTAGATCTCGTCGGCGCCGGCGAGGTGCATGGTCGCCACGGTGGCCGGGTACGGCTGCCCGTCCTTGGGGGGCGTCACGGCCACCACCCGGCGCACGCCCGCGACCTTGGCGGTCGCCACGCTCATGATGGCCGAGGCGATCATGGGGTAGCGCCCGCCCGGCACGTAGCACGCCACCGAGTTCATGGGCAACACCTTATGCCCCAGGGTGACGCCGGGCATCGTCTCGATCTCCACTTCGTGGATGGACGCCCGCTGCGCCTGCGCGAAGGTGCGCACCTGTTCCAGCGCGAACCGGATGGAGGCGAGCTGCACCTCGGGCACCTGGGCCACAGCGTGCTCGATCTGCTCGGCGCTCAGGCGGAAGCTCGGCGGATTCCAGCCGTCGAAGGCCTGCGAGTGCTGGCGCAGCGAGTC
The DNA window shown above is from Deinococcus sp. KSM4-11 and carries:
- a CDS encoding response regulator, which translates into the protein MSALILIVEDEPQLAEVLEAYARQEGYRTERAGDGVSALTVFRAASPDLILLDVMLPGKSGLDVLKAVRADGQTPVIMVTARAEETDQIVGLELGADDYVVKPFRPREVMARVKAVLRRASAVLEDDEKPLRVGVLEIDRRAVLARVSGQILNLTPAEFRLLCHLAEAPGRAFTREELLAAALPDSDALERVVDAHLASVRRKLEAGGAGHLLHTVRGVGYRLEVST
- a CDS encoding cell wall metabolism sensor histidine kinase WalK, with the protein product MLTRLLRATGLRRGPSLALTMLLAMLAVSLLTVASMFVLSNAVVEREVRRLPPEMQTYLRAQAEAQRRGQVIVSTPNPEVRTGSVADPYLPPGQSSPDVGGSVYSAAGQVLTIVEGRRVRTRDDGSGGGGPKTFAPRTQDFVRQVQAALVQVGVIAAIASALLAFLLARRVAQPVSAISRAAQGLAKGNLAVRAPVFRGEREVADLARTFNEMASNLQHLELERRQAVADIAHELRTPLAVIQARLDALEDGVYPLNTEQVRMLSIQAQVLTRLVDDLRTLTLLEAGQLPLYRAQTDLAALGAQVVHDLTDRAAARGVALTLTCHPAQAWADPHRVRQILANLVENAVRHARGHVQVSVEPLGDAVVLRVDDDGPGIPAESRDAVFTRFTRLDDSRQRDTGGSGLGLAIVHALAAAHGGRARADESEFLGGASFIVQLPQHTPTPA
- the hisD gene encoding histidinol dehydrogenase encodes the protein MARILKSGMNAQTQLSLNETVQTTVRGLIADIRARGDDSLRQHSQAFDGWNPPSFRLSAEQIEHAVAQVPEVQLASIRFALEQVRTFAQAQRASIHEVEIETMPGVTLGHKVLPMNSVACYVPGGRYPMIASAIMSVATAKVAGVRRVVAVTPPKDGQPYPATVATMHLAGADEIYIMGGVQALAALALGTPSIPAVDMLVGPGNAYVAEAKRQLFGQVGIDLLAGPTETLVIADDSVDAELVATDLLGQAEHGTNSPAVLLTTSETLAHAVEAEIERQLGVLSTAAVAGQAWRDYGQIILADDEDEMIRMADEIASEHVQVLTRDPDVFLSGMTNYGSLFLGPETNVAYGDKAIGTNHILPTGRAARYTGGLWVGKFLKTVTYQRATREASVVVGRHCSVICGIEGFAGHQRQADLRVERYGPALAVGTDD
- a CDS encoding SDR family NAD(P)-dependent oxidoreductase yields the protein MSSPSGPGPLTGRVALVTGGAGGIGSAICETLAGAGAAVIVGYSGSEERAATLADRLPGSGHRALRVTVDDSGVLVAAAADVQALEGRLDILVNNAGITTPVPHADLEGLSDGWIDTILRVNVRGPFACVRAFAPLLRAHGSGLVVNISSVAAVTGLGSNVAYCASKAALDSLTRSLARALAPDIRVLSVSPGWVDGEYAARMPPELIAAQATLTPLGRIARPQEVGRAVLAAATHLTFTTGAVIPVDGGRPLG
- a CDS encoding LacI family DNA-binding transcriptional regulator, producing the protein MTRPPTSPPVPAQRITSLDVSRAAGVSQSAVSRAFTPGASISAETRRRVLETAERLGYQPNAIARSLVTQRSGIVALIVGELHNPFYPQALSQFAQALEARGKRALLLTHDPRRDVQETLDAARSYQIEAAIVFPTRLTARPPSLGNVQDGGIPVLLFNRHLPGHQLLSVACDNYSGGRLAAQVLLDAGVRRPAFIGGDPDTSTHQDRLRGFTDRLAEAGLRPVATPARAFQYDWGVQATLHLDAAGERPDGFFGANDIVAIGVLDALRTLGRRVPDEVSVIGFDNIDESARLAYRLTTIGQPLAAMVEDALRALDDPRSGEGPRLHAPELIWRDTVVGGRS
- a CDS encoding potassium/proton antiporter; this encodes MNHVNPIDLPVLLISVLLLLGLLASKLGGRLGIPGLVLFLVIGMLAGSEGPGGIDFENYPLTQAVGILTLTFILYSGGLETDWAHTRPALRDGLLLATLGVLLTTGLVAVVAHALLALPWLTSVLLGAVVSSTDASAVFSVLKERALGLKGQIKPLLEFESGVNDPMAVFLVIGLTSLIAHPGTPWTDVIPLFLKQMVLGSVIGLGLGRLAVLVFNRINLPSDGLYTVLSVALVGLVYASTALVGGSGFLAVYIAGVVLGNSSFVHKRSLRQWHEGLTYLLEIGMFLLLGLLVFPSKVVQLAVPSLLISLFLMFVARPVAVYISLALARMPTPHKGMVAWVGLRGAVPIILATFPLLEHLPGADTIFNVAFFIMLTSLLIQGTTLPVVARWLGVDAEKAGGQNTQRLQFTPTGAGKNDLVEVVVPPHSRVVGQRIVSLNFPPEALILLIHRGGEYIVPSGSTILEAGDELQMLGSSAFLDRVRARIEPSADAAT